A region from the Linepithema humile isolate Giens D197 chromosome 1, Lhum_UNIL_v1.0, whole genome shotgun sequence genome encodes:
- the RabX1 gene encoding ras-related protein RabJ, translating to MKTIEGKVVMLGSQGVGKTSLVGRYLGNFEPASPTIGASFFNFKINLKDARIKLQVWDTAGQERFRSMAPMYYRNANAAMLVFDLTQYNTFSAIKGWVKELQQNVEETLILTVIGNKSDLAHQRQVDSEEGQKYATSIGASYHEISVLHNEGVETVFLAIAMGLQRMASEDFDTTTTLKISDSSNFFSNDMPPSPSAEEVGQNSSIAYGIHERPFTCC from the exons ATGAAGACCATAGAAGGGAAAGTGGTGATGCTAGGATCTCAAG GTGTTGGAAAAACGAGCCTAGTCGGGCGTTACTTGGGAAACTTTGAACCTGCGAGTCCGACGATAGGCGCatctttcttcaattttaaaatcaatcttAAGGATGcaagaataaaattgcaa GTATGGGACACAGCTGGTCAGGAGAGATTTCGCTCCATGGCACCAATGTACTACAGAAACGCTAACGCGGCCATGCTGGTATTTGACCTTACGCAGTACAATACCTTCTCCGCGATCAAGGGTTGGGTGAAGGAGCTGCAGCAGAACGTGGAGGAAACTCTAATACTAACCGTAATCGGCAACAAATCCGATCTAGCGCATCAACGTCAGGTAGACAGTGAGGAAGGACAAAAGTACGCTACGTCAATTGGTGCTTCATATCACGAGATCTCGGTGCTACACAACGAGGGAGTGGAAACTGTTTTCTTAGCCATTGCTATGGGACTGCAAAGAATGGCATCCGAAGATTTTGATACGACCACCACCCTCAAAATTTCCGATTCCAGCAATTTTTTCAGCAACGACATGCCACCCTCGCCTTCCGCCGAAGAGGTCGGACAGAATAGCAGCATTGCGTACGGAATACACGAAAGACCATTTACCTGCTGTTAG